A stretch of DNA from Pyxicephalus adspersus chromosome 5, UCB_Pads_2.0, whole genome shotgun sequence:
taatacaatgaaaaataataaagccaCAACAGTGTCATTTTATGTATTGCACAGTTTATATGGATTGTTTTTAGTATATAAAATCTTGCCTTGCTTTTAACTTGATACCAGCCAAATATCTTTGAATGTTTGAGAACAGCCAACAGCAAACATCAATGTATCATTTTCAACCTATTTGTCCTTTAAtagacatttatataaaataatttgctcttcCTTGTATTTGTAATGTTATTATCTTGTGCAAATCAATGCAAGATTTAATCAAAGGATGCTCTGACTTCTCTTCCATGCAGCGGTTGGGTGGGGCGATAGTTGTTCTCCATCTTCAGAGGGACCTCACATTCCATACTGCATAAGGTGTTCCGAAATTTCTCCATCTGTTATAGAAACATTACAAAGATATACTCCAGGTAAAGTTAAACAGGTAGAATACAGATATATGATATGAAAGGAGATGAAAATTTCCCTATGCTTCTGAATACCAAATCTTCAGCCTTAGATTCTGCAGCATTTCTTTTATGGAAGAAGACCTTTGTACGTACTATAGTTGTGAGATTTGGATTTTGTTCACTACAAACATTTGATTATTATATAACTCAACCATGTTGATAGATATCTACCAGTGCTCGTAGTGTCTAGTACAGGGTTGTTGGtgccataaaaaaatgaaagttgttCCATAAAAGCGCAGCCACCTAATTAAGAAGGTAAACCTGAAATTAAACCTACCCTCAATCTAACACTTCCCCCGTAAGCCAAAACATAACACTGTACTTGAGTATAACATTATTTTAGTCCTAGCAATTAATAtaccctaaaaaaataattgcttatgTTTATAGCGgaattaaagttctacttttgGGAATCCATGATTACCCTGGTCATTTTTGCAGatagggataggcaatgtcccttctgcaataatccctcttGCCTACCTTGCTCTTGCAAAAATATGAGCTGCACATATTCAGCATCAGCTTTGGGTGCCAAGATAATTGGCAAGTGGGTGCTTTTTAAAATTGACCCCTTAATGacctaaaaaagctaaaaagttaACCTTAACCAAATTCTTACCCCAAACTTAATCCTTGAAATGCTGAATCTACTTGCATTGAATTGCTTATATATAAATAAGGTGTAGGGAGCCACACAGGCTAAAATATCACTGTGTTTTATCTTTACATATAACTTCCTAAGTTGAGTTACCAACAATAGTGTATTAAGGACCTACCTAACAATGCTGTCTTGATAACCCTAATTAAAAGGCCCTGAAGGTACATAGTTGTTGGTAAATATAATAGGGATTGTACTAATGAATTGGATGTGGATACCTTCAAATTAGGTTGCATATAGATTGTTGAAATGTAATGCATGTGACCAGCATTAAGCTGTCCAGACATAAAACAGCGATCAAAGTTAAAATTGCCTCTTCGGTCGTACATGTTTTTATATCATAGTTCAAAAGATGTAGAAAGAAGAcaatcatttgtttattttttgattgaGTGGTCAGAATTGCTTCCATCAGGAGgtacaaggggtacttctgtaccgggTCCCAATCAAAATAAGTGTGGCTTTACCAAGTATGTTGGTACTTTTTGACATGGGCAATTTCTGATAGTGGCCCTGGTGGTCAGAATTAAATTTGCCAGACCGGGTGCAAGGGATAGGTATAAAAGGTGTTCAGCGGTAGTGGGGAAGGGGTGGGGGGGTGAAAGAATTTGCGGCAGGGCCAAAATTCTATGCTGCTGAAGCAGATAATCATTACATAGGGTGGGATAAGGTTAAAATTTACCTTTTCCCCCTTGAATCACTGATCAGGGCTGCCTTGTTTTGACTACAGGTAGCTTACAAAGTATATTATTGTAAGCTACCTTATATATCTGCAATACATTACCTATATCttacatatctatatattacaatattttatcttGTATATCTGCAATACATTACCTGTTCTGGGCTGATCGTGATTGGCTCTCTAAGAAGTAACCAGGTGACACATTCCTCACATGGAGGGGTTGTAAAAGATCCTTGATATGTCCAGTACTCATGGGACATGGGGAACAGAACAGAAGGGTCAAAGTCTGTGAAATGAGCCTTCTTGCCCTAAATTTCAAATACACAGTCAACAAAATgctaagcaatttttttctacaataatgtCACAAGATTAGCACCAGCTATTTACTATAAGTGTACCTgtattacagaaacatttatgGATGTATGATTGCTAAAcctaaattttactttaatttactagtcaaccattaaaaaaacaatttttggaatCCTTTACTTGCTTGAGAAGGAACAACAAGGGATGCACAGAGGTGCATGAGCTCCCAACATCATGAGAATGTCTAGCAGTCCCTGCTGCTCACCATGCAGTGTAGATCTCTTGCGGTACTAGGTGACAGTGGCAATGCCATGCAGTTGTTCTCTCCAGAACCTGAGAGTACTCTGGAATCAGATATACGTTGTGTAGTAGGGGAGACAATCCTATCGGTATGGCAAATGATGTATGGACATTGTGGTAATTCTATGCACAACCTCATTGTAAAATACACTTCTAAATGGAGCAGCATTCATGCTTTGactgcatgcttgtttttttagCTTGGCAATTATTTTGGTCTGTCTAGCCTACTATCATATTTATGACAATGTCTGTATGTATGGTATAATTGCAGAATTCTGCTTATCTTACCTTTGCCTTAATACAGTCCAGTGCttctaaaatcattttcaggtgtGGTTTGGCTTTACCTATCTAAGAAGCAAATAACAGCAATTAGAAGAAACATAATGTCCTGTACCTAGCACATGacttataataaagaataaactgACAATTTCAGATTAGTGAGATACAATGAATGGAAACATATACAAAGGTAATTTGATCATTTATAAACATAGAATTCAGACCTAATACAACATTATCTCACTGATGATTTATTGCTTTGACTATATCACAGCTGTTTTAGTCCAAGGTGGTGCTGTAAACACCATTTATCTTGATTTTAGCAAAAAATGATGATTGCATAATGAATATTGATTCTGCATAATGATCTTATAAATAAGTGATGTACCACAAGGCTCTGTACTAGATCTTGATGGTAAGGGATAtatagggatgagcctctggcattcttgcgaaagtTTCCTCAAATTTCCGATGGTTTCAGGAAATTTTGACAAACAGATTTCACGAAACTAtctgaagatcgaggaaattataacaggaggattcacaggggattcacaagattccctgggaatcctcctgtttgcgatccccgaggcactagaggttaattaacctctaataaTGAAGTATAATTGTTATAATGAAGTATTGGTGCagattattagtaataataataataatataaatattataatgaatattattattgggAACGGGAGCAGagttaatataataaagtataggtgcagtttatatttaaaatgaagataCATGGTGGCAttctaatataaacatttttggagaaGATACTGTATGAAGCTGTATACAATTTACAGTATGGGTTTCTGCTATGTAAATCATGTTACCACAGTGACGTCTGCTGGCCGTGAGTTGTATGACACCTTAGACtcggcctgatttgttaaagctctacaagactggagaagatacgctttcatgagtgaacctgggtgatcctgaaaacaggGAAAgtatctggtccaggtttgaaaacatttgctcacaaatagcaaatgacttttaagaaattctttccaatgacagcAGGGGAGGAGAAAAGATGCTGGTTGCTTGAGTTCTGGAACATGGGGagtttactgtattttaaatgcatacttGAAGTGTTTTACTTTATTCACAGGTAATATGCTTTTAAACTTGTTTGGGAATTTAACCAATCTACTAAAAAGTTGATTACCTAGCACAGCCACATTTTATTCTAGTTCCTCTCATATCACAATCTCTAATTACTGTCTTTGCTGACCCAGGCCCTTCGCCCCTTCTCTCATCTGCCTACTTTTATGTAACTTCCAAGGGTAAAAGGAAAGGACAATACAGCGCAATGTCATATGACAGCTTTCAGTCTGCTGGGGTGGCTGACATCATACCCAAGATGGCAGAACTAAGCCGGAGACTCAGGACGTTCCTAtgcataaaatgtgttaaatgcaCATAATATCTTATGGGaggatttttgttgaaatgaatgatTTAGCAACAGGATCTTCAATAAATTTAGGGCTATTGTAAAACTGATAAATTCTTCTAAACAACTGAATAAGTATACATATAGAAAGGCATTTTCCCGGATTATGGAGTGACACTTACTTTTAAGAACACTGAGATTATGGCCACTCCATCAGGGTTTTTCTTGGCTTCTGTAATGTTGTCATATTTGGAGTTCCAGTGCACAAActgaatctgaaataaaaaaaaatgcatttgttaggattttatattatcatatatcCTACATATAACATCATGAATGTCAAATATATTGGTAAAAGCTGAAGGTTAGTAGGccttacagcaggggtgtcaaactttggtcTGAGGGCCAAATTTCCCCCCCTAAATGAATttctttggcccccaaagaatttCTAAACattaattgcagctggccctccaCTGCATTTAAATAGCGTTGTTACTACAATTGCCAgtatcactcgcgtctatagaccagcggcccctctgcctatgcatggacccacattggactgtttgtttagatgcagggaattgtagcagTGGTgttatttctctattataagcttgttccagattgatgaatgttaagcaaaacctctttatttccatattaaaaggttttatatctaatgagaaggaaaaaccttacattttttcaataaacttcaagtttggcacgcgactttgtctatgtttttaattttggccctctgtgtatttgagattgacacccctgccttagagccTAGATGAATTATAAGATAGAAAGTTCCATGGGAAATTATTCTTTATGTGTATGGGAGTGTAAAGAGAACATGGTACATTATGTAGGAGGAGAAATCAAAAGTAACTATAGATAACATTGTTTTACAGAAAGAATAGTTGGTACTTGGAACAGAATAGAGGAAATGACACACAGATCTATACtcagacaaaaaggaaaaaaaagagcgGGCTCAATGAACTACTTGGTCTATAATAGACATTATCTATTGtaaccaggacagaaagtaaggtAAAAACTAAAATCTTGAGATTTTACAGAACCAGGAGTTGGAAACCTTGCTAAAAAGACAACTGTTTAGGTGCAAACTGTCTAAAAGTTTTCACTTACTTTGAAGAGATCTACtcaatttcctgttgtgtctttagacAGGAAGTGCAAGTTGTGGAAGGAGAAGCCATGCTGAATGTCCTTCCAGCCTCCAtacttccttctctctcttttacACCATACAGGACAGAGCTATCAAATAGAGCCCAGTCCTGCAATTTAAACTTGGTGCTACTACCCCATGTAAACCTTGACACTTACTGTTGTGCAATGGCGAACATAACTAACAGCTGGCCCCTGTGCATGACTGACTTAGGGCCCCACCTGACAAACTGACTTGGAGGCCCTGTGGGGCCTCTGTTAGCTAAGGAAGGTCCAGGGCCCTTAAGCATTGGAACATTTTGCACCTGCCATTGTCAAACCTTGATTTAACCCTAGCCTAATATTGACCCTAGAATCTATTACTAAAGTAACCCCAACAGTAGTACATATTGTACTGACCATGTGAAGTATCCGTGTGAAAGCCTCATAATATTTGCACACAGAGAATTAGTGATGAAATCTGTGCTGATTATCACCTAGTTGGGGGTTAGGGATCGCCCCTGCCCCTCGTCTCCTGCCAATTCTTTACCAAAAAATGGAGGCCTTTTTATGATGGTGTCTTTGGTTTAGTCCTGTGATGACACAGCTCCACTTCACCTGCTTCTTTCAGCATAGATAATGAATACTGAATGCTGCAAAAAGTGTTACTATGTAATTACAAGGAACAACACTTTGCAGCTTTCTGCAATCCTTGGTGGACTATTGATGCCCTGGAGTAAGGGGAAATAGATTGATTTATTGTAGGGGGTGTACAGGTAGTCTATGGGTtaagaacataaaaacatacGGGCGACTCCtggatacaaacagggcttccctgctcgctcgtgtgcaggatggaggcttgatggggcgaggggcagttcacatgacttgcagaagaaatcttttgctaaacacacctgagactgagctcttatgcaatctcttgtaactctttaatgaccaagacaaactctgcagttgtttccttttgcatatcaaagcacagcttgctccagaagttaataaatgtctaggctccattaagtttttttttcctttgtttttttgctttgtttgtgattaatttacagtaAGGATtatataaagtaactgacaccacgctgcctaataatatgttcagacaaacatctgttctaattgcatttattaaatattgttcctgttccgatttacatacaaattcaacttaagaacaaacttacagtctcTGTaagtaacccggggactacctgtattttgaaaaataaattattcacctCTCAGTTTAGCTAAATTTTTGTTCACAGCCATGCAAATTTCTATAAATTGCTggtttcaatgcatattaaaactaagactcattctgccacctagtggtcaattatGAAAACAGCACAGCAGTCACACGTAAGTACCGGTAAGTGCTATATCTTTTAACAAATTTAGTAACAAATCAAAGGTAGAATTGacaggtgaataatttataaatacaccctcaGAAGTCATTAAACTCATAAAAGGATGATGGATTGTCGAGAGGCAAACTCTGTGGAGACTTGAGCTTTAAATCCAAAATATGTTTCTAGGATTCGGTAATGTTATCTGCATTCATTCTTCCTTTGTTTTGGATCCCTATTATAGTTGAATTGAACTAGAAACGGAAGgataaagcaataataaaaaaatgtaaaataaaatattttaaaaatacttacctttacttaccTTTCCATGCAGTTCACTGAAATTTTGATTTAATCTAGTCCTCTTCTACTTTAACTCTATGTCACCATCTCAAGTACTGGCATCCAGCGGGGAACCCCCTGAGTTAAATTAACATCCAATGAACACATTGGTAATGTATGCAACAGCGAATGCTTCCTGCTATTTAACTCCTTGAAATAAATTATGTTGAGTTGGACCTTTGTATACTAAACAATCCCAGTATCCACCACTTTAGATGCTTTAAAGCACTGATACTGAAGATGAACAAGGGAGGGGttaaattgttttacaattttagggttaaattattttttttctcattgcatTCCTATAGTCAGTAAAAAGAACAGGTAATATTCACACCTCTCCAGCATATTTTAGGCCATCTATAACATGTTCAGATCCTTGGTCATCAGAAGAACCCCAGTGAAACTGCAGTTGCCGAAGCCTGTAGGTGCCACTAAGAGGGCCACCTTTTAtcactaggaaaataaaaaagaagggagGTTACATTAGCATCCTAAGCCCAGCCATATTGAtttcaaaacatacatttaaatttaaacaataaagtggtgatatttataaactgtagcctaatttttttttaaatgtatactatGAAGGAACTTGTGTAGTTATGCTATGCAGATAATAATAAAACCCCACAGTGAGAGAGGGAAGCATCAAATAAGGGTGTTTTAATGAGGATTAGTAAAACTacagataaataaaagataaccattattttattttattgttatttactgatatttatataatgccaacatattgcaAAGTTCGTTGTCATCCCACTGTGCCTATAGGAATAGGTATAACTGATAAAGCAGTATACTTATTCCtatttacctgatttattaaagctctccaaggccggagaggagtgacttttatcagtaaagctggttaATTAAGGAAACCTAAAATGAATCcggtccaagattcaaaatatttgatagcaaatagcaaatgactttcaagaaatccgttccaggtttgctggatcgctcctgcctt
This window harbors:
- the LOC140331958 gene encoding carbonic anhydrase 3-like yields the protein MSRRYEWGYGPANGPDMWLDYFPFAKGERQSPIELHTRYIKHDGSLRPWTHTYNPSTSLTIVNAGTTVRVMFDDSSDKSVIKGGPLSGTYRLRQLQFHWGSSDDQGSEHVIDGLKYAGEIQFVHWNSKYDNITEAKKNPDGVAIISVFLKIGKAKPHLKMILEALDCIKAKGKKAHFTDFDPSVLFPMSHEYWTYQGSFTTPPCEECVTWLLLREPITISPEQMEKFRNTLCSMECEVPLKMENNYRPTQPLHGREVRASFD